The following nucleotide sequence is from Micromonospora sp. WMMD1120.
GAGCGCGGCTGGTGAGCGGGCCCGACGTGGCGGGCGGCGGCGCGCCGGTGATCGGTGTGCTCGCGCTCCAGGGGGACGTCCGCGAGCACCTGGCCGCGCTGACCGCGGCGGGCGCGGACGCCCGCCCGGTCCGCCGTCCGCGGGAGTTGGACGCGGTGCACGGTCTCGTCATCCCGGGTGGCGAGTCCACCACCATCAGCAAGCTCGTCGACATCTTCGAGCTGCGCGAGCCGATCGACAAGCGGATCGCCGACGGCATGCCGGTGTACGGGTCGTGCGCCGGCATGATCATGCTGGCGACCGAGGTGCTCGACGGGCGTCCCGACCAGCGGGGCTTCTCCGGCATCGAGATGACCGTCCGGCGCAACGCGTTCGGCCGGCAGGTCGACTCGTTCGAGGCGCCGGTGACCATCGCCGGGGTGCCGGGCGGGGCGTTCCACGCGGTGTTCATCCGCGCGCCGTGGGTCGAGCGGGTCGGCGCCGGCGTCGAGGTGATCGGCACTGTCACCGGTGGTCCGGCCGCCGACCGGGTCGTGGCGGTCCGGCAGGGCAATCTGGTGGCCACCTCGTTCCACCCGGAGTTGACCGGTGACCTGCGCGTGCACGCGTACTTCGTGGACCTGGTCCGGAACCGGTAACCGAAGCCGTACATCTGTGGGGTTGTGCACCTTTGGTCCCGCTGTGCGGAGCCACCGTGCCGTGACCGCGCGCGGTGGCTGACAGCGACCCGGGGGTCGCCGGTAGGATTGCGGGGATTCGGCAGGGCCAGCTGCCCGCCACGGCCTCCACCAGAGCTGACCGGCGCCTCCGCGTGCGCCGTCGGAAGCGGGGCGTGGGCGGGGCGGTCGATGCAGACGGCGGGTAGCAACGGAGGTAGGAGATGTCCGGCCACTCAAAGTGGGCGACGACCAAGCACAAGAAGGCCGTCATCGACGCCAAGCGCGGCAAGATGTTCGCCAAGCTGATCAAGAACGTCGAGGTGGCCGCACGCACCGGTGGCGGCGACCCCTCCGGCAACCCGACGCTGTTCGACGCCATCCAGAAGGCGAAGAAGAGCTCGGTGCCGAACGACAACATCGACCGCGCCGTCAAGCGCGGCTCCGGCCTGGAGGCCGGCGGTGCCGACTGGCAGACGATCATGTATGAGGGGTACGGCCCGAACGGCGTGGCCATGCTCATCGAGTGCCTCACCGACAACCGCAACCGGGCGGCGACCGAGGTGCGCACGGCGCTGACCCGCAACGGCGGCTCGCTCGCCGACGCCGGGTCGGTGTCCTACATGTTCTCCCGCAAGGGCGTGGTGATCGTCCCCAAGGAGGGCACCACCGAGGACGACGTGATGATGGCCGTCCTGGACGCGGGCGCCGAAGAGGTCAACGACATCGGTGAGGCGTACGAGGTGGTCTCCGAGCCGACCGACCTGATCGGGGTGCGCACGGCGTTGCAGGACGCCGGCATCGAGTACGAGTCGGCGGAGTCGTCCCTGATCCCCAGCGTCAACGTGCCGCTTGACGAAGAGGGCGCGCGGAAGATCTTCAAGCTGATCGACGTCCTGGAGGACTGCGACGACGTGCAGAACGTCTACGCCAACTTCGACGTCAGCGACGACGTGATGGCGGCGGTCGACGCCTGAGCGTGCGAGGGGCCGCGGGGGCGGCGGGCTTCAAGAGCGGTGACGGAGAGGGCTGGCGTAGGCCCCCTCCGTTTCTGCATCAGAGCGTGTTCCCGCGTTGAGCCTCCTCGGCCCTGCGCCTCTCTCTCCATCTGTTCAGGTGATCACTGGCCTCCACCAGGCGAGGGCATGATCCGTCGGGTGTGCACCTCGGGCAGACGTTGCGATGGTGAAAATCGATGACGTAACCAGCCATGGTGACGAGAACGGGGGTTCGGGTCGCGGCTCCTCAGGCATCATGGCGGTTGTCCCGCTGGTTGCGGAGCTTCGCGGCCTGGCGCTTCGGTTCCGTGCCCTGCCCGGGTCGCTGAACCGAGCGGTACGCGCCTGTCCGGCCCGGAAAGCTCGTCGTCTCGACGATGTCGGTCGGTTTCTCTGGCCTCCTGCTGAACCACGTCCAACGACGCACACAAGCCTCCCTGGCGTTAGGGGACCGACACGAGTGCCTACCCCTAGATCACTCTCTGTGTCGATCCCGCTGCCACCGTAAAACCTGTCCAGGCAGCCTGTCTAGACAGGTGTCGGCGTGTCGTGGCGCGGGAAGAGGCCCCAGGAAGATCGGTAGTACGGTGACGGACGTGCCCACCCCGCGCCAGCGACCCCGTCGATATCGACAGGTGGCCGAGGAGCTACGCCACCGCATCGCGGCCGGCGCGATTGCGGCTGGCTCGCTGCTGCCGAGTGAATCAGCGTTGATGGCTGAGTTCTCAGTCGCACGCGGAACCGTGCGTGAAGCTCTGGCGCTGCTGCGCACTGAAGGCTTGGTCATGACGGAGGTGGGACGAGGCACCTACGTACGCCCGATCGTGCCGGTACGTCGGTTGGCCTCGGAGCGCTACCGCAAGGAGCTTGAGCAGGTCCGCTCCGGCGAGCTGGGAACGTCCTTCACTGCGGATCAGCAGGTCGAGTGGTCCGCTTACAGCCTCGACAAGGACTTCCGCGAGGTCCCGGCCTCGGATGCGGTAGCCGAACTGTTCGGTGTCGAGCCAGGGACGATGATCCTGGAACGGCACTTTCTCTTCCGCGCGCATGGCGTACCGCAGCAGATGTCCGTCTCGCGTCTGCTGCTGGAGATGGTCGCCGGCACGCCGGTAGCGGACCCTGACAACGAGCCCTGGCCCGGTGGCAACACGTCGCAGCTCTACAGCCTCGGGCACACCATCACCAGCATTCGTGAACGTCCACGGTGGAGGATGCCGACGGCTGACGAGACCGAGGCGTTGCGCATCCCGGGCGGAGTGCCGGTAGTCGTCATCACGAGGCAGACGTACGTCGGCGACTGGGTGGCTGAGGTGGCGCACATCGTGATGCGGGCGGACCGGGTTGAGCTGGACTATCTGCTCGACCTCACCTGAGCCGTCAGGCCCGGTGGCAGCGGGACAGGAGGCTGACGTGGTGGTGGATCGGTTCGCGCCGGGGGACGTGGTCGTCCGGCGTGAGGTGTTGCGCGGCGAGGTGTGGTTCGGCTGTCCGACGATCTGCGTGTGGGACACACCCGATCTGCTCGCCCTCTACCTACCGCAGGGGGCCGAGTTCGGCTTCCCGCCCACGGGGGTGTTCCCGTGCGGGCGGCACCCGTGGCAGACCGCCGGGCATCGCGCCTGGTCCGGGCACGGCAAGCTGATGCTGCACCGTCCCGGCGAGGCGCACTCGATCGACGTGTTCTGGGCCGGCCCGGAGCGCGAGTTCGCCGGGTGGTACCTCAACCTCCAGGACCCGTTGCGGCGTACCCCGATCGGGGTGGACACCCTGGACCACGAGCTGGACCTGTGGTGGGGCGCGGACGCCGAGCGGTACGTCTGGAAGGACGTGGAGCTGTTCGCCCAGCGCCTGGTCGAGGGGCGCTACCCGGGGATGGAGGACGCCATCCGGGCCGAGGGTGACCGGGTCGCCGCGCTCCTGGACCGGGGTGAGCGCTGGTGGGACCCCGGGTGGGCGCGGTGGCGGCCCGACCCGGCGTGGACGGCGCCGAGGCTGCCCGCCGGCTGGGACCGGGTGCCCCCGGCCCGCTGATCCGCGCCGTCGTCAGGGCGTCGGCGTCCGTCGGGGACACCGACGCCCGCGTGGGACGCGCCTCGGCTCAGCCGATCGTCTCCCGCTCCCGCCAGGCTGTGCGCAGTGAGGTCCGTCCGTTGGTGCGCAGCAGCGACCCCTCGTACACCCGGGCGCCGGAGAGCAGGAACGCGGCGGTGGCCAGCAGCAGGATGACGAGCGAGACGATCGGCTCCCACCCGGCGGCGTCGCCGGTGAACAGCCGCAACGGCATCGCCGTGGACGACGAGAACGGCAGGTAGGACAGCACCCGCATCGCCGTGGCGTTGTCGTTGAGGAAGATCACCGCGAAGAACGGCAGCATGACGGCGAGCTGCACCGGCGTCGACACGGCGGCAATGTCCTCCTGCCGGTTCGCCAGCGAGCCGGCGGCTGCCCACATGGCGGCGAGCAGCACGAAACCGACGACGAAGAACGGCACGAACCAGCCGATCGCCGGGGCGAGCAGGCCGAGCAGTTCGCCGGTGTCGCCGAGCTGGAGCCCGAGGACCGCCACCACAGCGATCAACGCGATCTGTCCGAACGCCAGGATGGCCCCGGCCACCACCTTCCCGCCCAACAGGGCCCGCACCGGCACGGCGGCGACCAGGATCTCCACGATCCGGGTCTGCTTCTCCTCGATGACGCTCTGCGCGATCTGCACCCCGAACGTCTGCGAGGTGATGAAGAAGACGAACGCGAAGACGAACGGCACCAGGAACGCGACCACCGGCTCGACGGCGTCCGGGTCGAGCAGGCGTACGGCCGGTTGGGTGCTCAGCGCGCGTACCACGTCGTCGGGGGCGTCGTCCATGGCCAGCACCGCCGGGCCGGAGACCACGGCGGCGTCCACGTCGTCGTCGCGGACGGCCTGTTCGGCGGCCCGGTCGTCGGGCACGATCCGGACCTCCAGCCCGGCGGCGCGCAGCGGCCCGGCCGCGCTCTCGGTCACCGCGACGGTGGACGGCCCGCCGGAGAACAACGGCGGCAGGATGGTTGCCGCGGCGGCGATCAGCAGGAAGAACAGCGTGCCGAACAGGAACGTCCGGTCACGCAGCTTGACCCGGATCTCGCGTTCGGCGACCAACCGGGTGGCCTGGGTGACGTTCACTGGGTGACCTCTCGGAAGATCTCGGTGAGCGAGGGGCGGACCGGGCGGAAGGCACGGACCGGGCCGCGCGCGAGGGCCGCCTGCAGGACGGGCTGTTCGTCGGCGCCGGCCGGCAGGTCGAAGATGACCCGCGCGCCGTCCAGCTCGACCACCGTCACCCCGGGCTGGTCGCGGACCCAACCGGCGTCGGTGCCCACCACCAGCTCGTAGCGGGGCACCGTGTACGACTCGCGTAGCTGCTGGCGGCTTCCGGCGGCCCGGATCACGCCATCGTTGATGATCACCAGGTCGTCGCAGAGGCGTTCCACGACGTCGAGCTGGTGGCTGGAGAAGAGCACCGGCGTGCCGGCCGCGGCCCGTTCCCGCAGCACGCCGACGACGGTGTCCACCGCCAGCGGGTCGAGCCCGGAGAACGGCTCGTCGAGCACCAGCACCTCGGGATCGTGCACCAGCGCGGCGGCGATCTGCGCCCGCTGCTGGTTGCCCAGCGACAGCGTCTCCAGCAGGTCGTCGCCGCGCTCACCGAGCCCGACCCGCTCCAACAGCGCGTCGGTGGCGCGCCGGGCCGCGGCGGCGTCCAACCCGTGCAGCCGGCCCAGGTAGATCACCTGCTCCCGGGGGGTCATCTTGGGATAGAGCCCGCGCTCCTCCGGCATGTAACCGAAGCGCCGACGGTCCTGGCGGGTCAGCCTGGCGCCGCCCCAGCTCACCTCGCCGGCGTCGGGGGCGAGCACACCCAGGATGATCCGCATGGTGGTGGTCTTACCGGCGCCGTTGGCGCCCACGAAACCGGTCATCCGGCCGGCGGCCACCTCGAAGGACACGTTCCGGAGCACCTGCCGGCCGCCGAAACCGCGGTCGACGCCGTCGAGGCGAAGCGTTCTGGTCACCGGTCCACGCTAGATCGAAAACGACGCGCCGCCGTCCGCCGGTCGGCGGACCGGGCAGGTCCACCTCGCGACGGACGCCGCTCATCCGCCGGGTCGGACCACCCCGTTCTCGTACGCGAACACCACCGCCTGCACCCGGTCGCGCAGGCCGAGCTTGGCCAGCACCCGGCTCACGTGTGTCTTCACCGTCGCCTCGCCCAGGTGGATGCTCGCGGCGATCTCCGCGTTGCTCGACCCGCCGGCGAGCAGGACCAGCACCTCCCGTTCCCGCGGGGTCAGCTCGGCCAGCGCGGCGTCGGCGTGCCGGCCGAGATGGGCGGTCCCCGCCGGGTCACCGGGGCGGGCGAACGTGGAGATCACCCGGCGGGTGATCTCCGGCGCGAGCAGCCCGTCGCCCCGGGCCAGCACCCGGATCGCCTCGATCAGCTCCTCCGGGGTGCCGTTCTTGAGCAGGAATCCGCTGGCCCCGGCCCGCAGCGCGGCGAACAGGTAGTCGTCGCGGTCGAAGGTGGTGAGGATCAGCACCGCGGGCGCCCCGGGCCCGTCGGCGACGATCTGCCGGGTGGCCTCCAGGCCGTCCATCCCGGGCATCTCCACATCCATGAGTACGACGTCGGGGCGGGTGACCCGGGTCATCCCGACCGCCCGTTCACCGTCGGCGGCCTCGCCGACCACCTCGATGTCGTCCTCCACCTCCAGGATGACCCGGAAGCCGGTGCGGACGAGGTGCTGGTCGTCGGCGAGCAGCACCCGGATCGTCCGGCCCGGCACCGGGTCGGCTGGCGCCCCGTTCACGCCGAACGCTCCACGCCGGCGGGCGCGCGGTGCCGGTCGACCGCGCCCGGCTGCGCACCGACCGGCGGTTCCGCCGACGCTGCCAGCGGGAAGCGGGCGCGCGCCCGCCAGCCGCCGCCCGCCCTCGGCCCGGCCTCCAGGTCACCGCCGTGAGCGGTGACCCGTTCCCGCATCCCGATCAGACCCAATCCGGCGCTGGAGATCCGGCCGCCCGCACGTCCGTCGTCGCTCACGTCGACCTCCAGTTCCCGGGCCAGGTAGCGGACCCGTACGTCCACCACTGTGGCGTTGGCGTGCTTGAGGGTGTTGGTCACCGCCTCCTGGGTCACCCGGTAGGCCGCCTGCGAGACCGATTCGGGCAGCGGAACCGGATCGCCGTACACCCCGAGGGTGGCCGTCAGCCCGGCGGCGCGGGCCCGCTCGACCAGCTCGTCGATCCGCTCCACGCCGCCGCCGCCGGCCGCCGGCGTGGCCTCGGCGTCGGCGGAGGTGCGCAGCACGCCGAGCATCCGGCGCAGCTCGTCGACGGCGGTGCGGGCGCTCTGCTCGATCGCGCTGAGCGCGGTGCGGGCCTTGCCGGGGTCGCGGTCGAACACCCGGCGGCAGGCGGATGCCTGCACCCCCATCACGGACACGTGGTGGGCGACCACGTCGTGCAGCTCCCGGGCGATCCGGACCCGTTCGCCGAGCACCGCCCGTTCCCGGGCCTCGGCCTGCGACCGGCGCAGCTCCGCGGCCTGCTCGCGGAGCTCGTGTTCGCGTCGCGCGGCCACCCACGACGTCTCGCCGAAGAAGTACGCGAACCCGAAGAACAGACCGTTGACCAGCACGCCGCTGACCATCGCGGCGACCACCGGCGGCACCGGCCCGACCGCGTCATCGAAGGTGCCGGGTGTGATGTTGTCGAGCGTCACGCTGTAGGAGACGCCCAGCCAGACGAACATCGTGACGATCACGCCGATCCGGAGCCGACGGGCGAGCCGACGGTCGGTGCTCCAGGCGCCCACAGTGTAGATGGTGGTGAACAGCGCCCCCGAGGAGATCTGGTGTTCGGGGGCGGACCGGGCCTGCGCGGCGATGTACGCCACCGAGACGATCAGCAGGGTCGCCGCCGGGAAGCGCCGCCGCCAGATCAGCGGCACTGTCACGGCGACGGTCCAGAACAGCTGCTCCAGCCCGGAGGGCGGCGGACCCAGCAGGAACATCCCGGCGCTGCGGGCCAGGGTGAGGCTGACCACCGCCAGCCCGGTCACCGCCAGCCCGATCCAGAGATCGATCCGGCGCTGCTCCGCCGTCGGACCCGGGCGACGCCATTCCTCTCGTGCTGCCTCGGTCATCCGGGAACGATGCCACGTCGTCCACCGGCAGCGCCACGCGGCCCGACGCGGGGTACGCGCCGGGCCGCCGTCTCGGGTGTCGCTCACGCCGCCGTCTGCTGGCGGGTCTTCCGGGCGGTGTCGATCAGGTCCCACACCACGATCGCGGCAGTGCCGAGCGCGATGGCCAGCCCGAGCGACTCCCGGTTCTCTGCCTCCGCCAACCAGCTCAGACGCTCGCCGAGGGCCGGGTTGAGCAGTCGGTCGGCGGCCGCCAGCCAGGCCAGCGGCACCGCGAACGCCAGGTTGAGCAGGGCCTTGACGCCGAACAGGCGCCAGGTCCAGCGGCCGGTCCGGTACTTGACGATCTCGAAGACGACGCTGGCGACCAGCACCGCGATCAGCGCCGGCAGCCAGAACGACCACAGGGCCGGGTCGAGCACCGGGATGTTCGCGCCGTCGTCGCCCTCGACCCAGGAGTGGTAGTGCTGCACCAGCGCGTACGCGATGGTCAGCACCAGCATGATCACCGACGCGATGGTGTCGGCGAGCGGGATGCCCCGGCGGACCGGGGCGTCGGGCAGTTGGTCGACGGTCCACTCGGGCAGGTCCACGGTCGTCTGGGTGCGCTCGATGACGGCGAAGGTCACTGTCAGCCAGAAGGCGATCTGCACGGCCACCTGCATGGCGGCGACGATGCCGGGCCCGATGCCGCCGAAGCCCTTGCCCTCGGTCGCCTCGACGATGGTGACGATCGTGCCGACGAGCGCCGGGATGAAGCTGAGCAGCAGCTTCAGCAGGCGCAGCCACACCAGGTAGTAGGTCGGGCCGATGAGCTGGAGCCGGCGGTCGGCGTACCGGGCGGCGAGCAGGTCGGGGTTGCCCAGCTCGGTGAGCACCGCCCGCTCGGCGGTGGCCGGGTCCGTGCCGCCGTCGGTGCGGCCCTCGATCATGTCCTCGATCGAGGCGCGCAGCTCGGTGGCGATCTCCTCGCGCCGCTGGGTCGGCACCGAGCGCAGGGTCGCGGCGAGATAGCGGTCGGTCAGGGTGTTCATCGGTCCACTCCTTGGATCAGCCCGGTGATCGAGGTCTGCACGGCGGCGAGGTCGTCCAGCAGCCGGCCCAGCATCGACTCGCCCTCGTCGCTGGTCCGGTAGAACTTGCGCGGTCGGCTCTCCTCGGTGTTCCACTCGCTGGTCAGCAGGCCCTGGTCCTCCAGGCGGCGCAGCAGCGGGTAGAGCGTGTTGGCGTCGACCGGAAAGCCGTGGTCGGTGAGCCGTTGCAGCAGTGCGTAGCCGTAGTCCGGTCGCCGCAGCGCGACCAGGCTGGCCACCACGACGGTGCCTCGACGCAGCTCCTGTAGGTGCGTCTTCAGAACGTCCTCGCTAACCATGCGTCACACCATACTGTGTGGCACACACTGTTGTCCACACTGGCTTCATCGTGTGCGACGCGACAATGTGAACGGGGCGCCCGGGAAGCCCTCGGGCGCCCCGCATCGGCGCTGCTCAGCAGGACGCGCCCTGCCGGAAGTTCCGCTCCACGAAATCCGCCGGTCCAACCTGGAAGTAGCCCACTCCGGCCCGGATCGGGTGCCCGGTGAACAGCTCCACCCGCGAGCCGACCCGGACCAGGTACGCCTCGGCGTCGCCCGCGTTGTTACTGATCAGCGCGCCCCGGGGCCCGTAGATCGCCTCCAACTCGTCGAAGGTCATGCCGACGGCGGCGCCGGCGGGGGAGTACGGCGGCGCGGTGGCCGTACCGACCTCCACCAGGCGGCCGTCCCGGAAGGCGAGCAGCACCACGCCGGCCCAGGGCCCGGTCGCGCCGGCGTGCACCACGCCGCCGCACGCCGACACGGTCCAGTCGATGTGCCCGGCCGCGGTGAGCGCGGCCAGGCTGGCGCCGATCCGGTACACGCCGGCGCCGCCGACGCTGAGCAACCGCGGGTGGTGGTGTCCGGCGGTCGGCGCGACGCCGCCGGGAGCGGCCGCCGCCGGGCCGGCGACGACGGCCGGGCCGAGCGTGCCGAGCGCCAGCAGCGCGGTGGTGAGGATGATCGGGGTACGTCTCATCGTGGGCTCCTTCGGTGACGGGTCTCCTGCCCTGTTAGTCACCGCGCCGGAGCCGACGGTTCGCGTCCGATCCGGTCTACTGTGCAGAGAAACGCCGGTCGGGGGTGACACCGTGACGGCTCCGCTGCGGATCGGGCCGTACGCCGTCGAGCGACTGCTCGGCGTCGGTTCGTTCGCGACGGTCTGGCTGGGCCGCGACGCGACGCTCGACGCGTACGTGGCGATCAAGGTGCTGGCCGAGAACTGGAGCCACGACCTGCGGGTCCGGGAACGCTTCCTGGACGAGGCCCGGCTGCTGCGCCGGCTGGAGCACGAGCGGCTGATCCGGGTGCACACCGTCGGCGAGCTGCCCGACGGCCGCCCGTACGCGGTCCTGGCCTGGGCCGACCGGGGCAGCCTGCGCGACCGCCTGGCCGTCGGCGAGATCCCCCCGCACGCGGCGCTGCGGCTGCTCGGCGAGGTCTGCGCCGGGGTCGCCGTGCTGCACCGCCACGGCGTCGTGCACCGCGACCTCACCCCCGGCAACATCCTGTTCCGCTCCACCGGCCCGGACACCGAACGGGTGCTGATCGCCGACCTCGGCCTGGCCAAGGCGCTCGCCGCCGCGTCCGGGCTGACCGCGCGGGCCGGCACCCCCGGGTACATGGCGCCGGAACAGGACGACCCGGGCGCCGTGGTCGACACCCGCGCCGACGTCTACGGGCTCGGTCGGCTCGGCATCCGCCTGCTGGCCACCACGCCGCCGACCGACGCCGGACCGCCGCCACGGCCCGCGCGGATCCGGCTCCGCCACGGCGTGCCGGCGGCGGTCGGAGCGGTGCTCGCCCGGGCCACCGCGTACCACCCGGCCGACCGTTACCCGGACGCCTCGGCGCTGCGCCACGCGCTGACCCGCGCCAGCGCCCCGCAGGGGCGGACGCCCGGTCCGCCGCCGGTCCGCCGCCGGCACGGGTGG
It contains:
- the pdxT gene encoding pyridoxal 5'-phosphate synthase glutaminase subunit PdxT, with amino-acid sequence MSGPDVAGGGAPVIGVLALQGDVREHLAALTAAGADARPVRRPRELDAVHGLVIPGGESTTISKLVDIFELREPIDKRIADGMPVYGSCAGMIMLATEVLDGRPDQRGFSGIEMTVRRNAFGRQVDSFEAPVTIAGVPGGAFHAVFIRAPWVERVGAGVEVIGTVTGGPAADRVVAVRQGNLVATSFHPELTGDLRVHAYFVDLVRNR
- a CDS encoding YebC/PmpR family DNA-binding transcriptional regulator, encoding MSGHSKWATTKHKKAVIDAKRGKMFAKLIKNVEVAARTGGGDPSGNPTLFDAIQKAKKSSVPNDNIDRAVKRGSGLEAGGADWQTIMYEGYGPNGVAMLIECLTDNRNRAATEVRTALTRNGGSLADAGSVSYMFSRKGVVIVPKEGTTEDDVMMAVLDAGAEEVNDIGEAYEVVSEPTDLIGVRTALQDAGIEYESAESSLIPSVNVPLDEEGARKIFKLIDVLEDCDDVQNVYANFDVSDDVMAAVDA
- a CDS encoding GntR family transcriptional regulator codes for the protein MAEELRHRIAAGAIAAGSLLPSESALMAEFSVARGTVREALALLRTEGLVMTEVGRGTYVRPIVPVRRLASERYRKELEQVRSGELGTSFTADQQVEWSAYSLDKDFREVPASDAVAELFGVEPGTMILERHFLFRAHGVPQQMSVSRLLLEMVAGTPVADPDNEPWPGGNTSQLYSLGHTITSIRERPRWRMPTADETEALRIPGGVPVVVITRQTYVGDWVAEVAHIVMRADRVELDYLLDLT
- a CDS encoding DUF402 domain-containing protein; amino-acid sequence: MVVDRFAPGDVVVRREVLRGEVWFGCPTICVWDTPDLLALYLPQGAEFGFPPTGVFPCGRHPWQTAGHRAWSGHGKLMLHRPGEAHSIDVFWAGPEREFAGWYLNLQDPLRRTPIGVDTLDHELDLWWGADAERYVWKDVELFAQRLVEGRYPGMEDAIRAEGDRVAALLDRGERWWDPGWARWRPDPAWTAPRLPAGWDRVPPAR
- a CDS encoding ABC transporter permease → MNVTQATRLVAEREIRVKLRDRTFLFGTLFFLLIAAAATILPPLFSGGPSTVAVTESAAGPLRAAGLEVRIVPDDRAAEQAVRDDDVDAAVVSGPAVLAMDDAPDDVVRALSTQPAVRLLDPDAVEPVVAFLVPFVFAFVFFITSQTFGVQIAQSVIEEKQTRIVEILVAAVPVRALLGGKVVAGAILAFGQIALIAVVAVLGLQLGDTGELLGLLAPAIGWFVPFFVVGFVLLAAMWAAAGSLANRQEDIAAVSTPVQLAVMLPFFAVIFLNDNATAMRVLSYLPFSSSTAMPLRLFTGDAAGWEPIVSLVILLLATAAFLLSGARVYEGSLLRTNGRTSLRTAWRERETIG
- a CDS encoding ATP-binding cassette domain-containing protein, with the translated sequence MTRTLRLDGVDRGFGGRQVLRNVSFEVAAGRMTGFVGANGAGKTTTMRIILGVLAPDAGEVSWGGARLTRQDRRRFGYMPEERGLYPKMTPREQVIYLGRLHGLDAAAARRATDALLERVGLGERGDDLLETLSLGNQQRAQIAAALVHDPEVLVLDEPFSGLDPLAVDTVVGVLRERAAAGTPVLFSSHQLDVVERLCDDLVIINDGVIRAAGSRQQLRESYTVPRYELVVGTDAGWVRDQPGVTVVELDGARVIFDLPAGADEQPVLQAALARGPVRAFRPVRPSLTEIFREVTQ
- a CDS encoding response regulator transcription factor, with the translated sequence MPGRTIRVLLADDQHLVRTGFRVILEVEDDIEVVGEAADGERAVGMTRVTRPDVVLMDVEMPGMDGLEATRQIVADGPGAPAVLILTTFDRDDYLFAALRAGASGFLLKNGTPEELIEAIRVLARGDGLLAPEITRRVISTFARPGDPAGTAHLGRHADAALAELTPREREVLVLLAGGSSNAEIAASIHLGEATVKTHVSRVLAKLGLRDRVQAVVFAYENGVVRPGG
- a CDS encoding sensor histidine kinase is translated as MTEAAREEWRRPGPTAEQRRIDLWIGLAVTGLAVVSLTLARSAGMFLLGPPPSGLEQLFWTVAVTVPLIWRRRFPAATLLIVSVAYIAAQARSAPEHQISSGALFTTIYTVGAWSTDRRLARRLRIGVIVTMFVWLGVSYSVTLDNITPGTFDDAVGPVPPVVAAMVSGVLVNGLFFGFAYFFGETSWVAARREHELREQAAELRRSQAEARERAVLGERVRIARELHDVVAHHVSVMGVQASACRRVFDRDPGKARTALSAIEQSARTAVDELRRMLGVLRTSADAEATPAAGGGGVERIDELVERARAAGLTATLGVYGDPVPLPESVSQAAYRVTQEAVTNTLKHANATVVDVRVRYLARELEVDVSDDGRAGGRISSAGLGLIGMRERVTAHGGDLEAGPRAGGGWRARARFPLAASAEPPVGAQPGAVDRHRAPAGVERSA
- a CDS encoding permease prefix domain 1-containing protein, whose amino-acid sequence is MNTLTDRYLAATLRSVPTQRREEIATELRASIEDMIEGRTDGGTDPATAERAVLTELGNPDLLAARYADRRLQLIGPTYYLVWLRLLKLLLSFIPALVGTIVTIVEATEGKGFGGIGPGIVAAMQVAVQIAFWLTVTFAVIERTQTTVDLPEWTVDQLPDAPVRRGIPLADTIASVIMLVLTIAYALVQHYHSWVEGDDGANIPVLDPALWSFWLPALIAVLVASVVFEIVKYRTGRWTWRLFGVKALLNLAFAVPLAWLAAADRLLNPALGERLSWLAEAENRESLGLAIALGTAAIVVWDLIDTARKTRQQTAA
- a CDS encoding PadR family transcriptional regulator, which translates into the protein MVSEDVLKTHLQELRRGTVVVASLVALRRPDYGYALLQRLTDHGFPVDANTLYPLLRRLEDQGLLTSEWNTEESRPRKFYRTSDEGESMLGRLLDDLAAVQTSITGLIQGVDR
- a CDS encoding serine/threonine-protein kinase, whose translation is MTAPLRIGPYAVERLLGVGSFATVWLGRDATLDAYVAIKVLAENWSHDLRVRERFLDEARLLRRLEHERLIRVHTVGELPDGRPYAVLAWADRGSLRDRLAVGEIPPHAALRLLGEVCAGVAVLHRHGVVHRDLTPGNILFRSTGPDTERVLIADLGLAKALAAASGLTARAGTPGYMAPEQDDPGAVVDTRADVYGLGRLGIRLLATTPPTDAGPPPRPARIRLRHGVPAAVGAVLARATAYHPADRYPDASALRHALTRASAPQGRTPGPPPVRRRHGWRLAGAAVATVVAVGQVAAEPGGAGSGRPAVGTYTTGPLTVLLPAGWSAAGSTWAGLFDAGGEPEPALVMSPRPRRWAADPRLPGAFVGLSTATAARTTPAGFLAERAHGDCAAAPARTTRQAGVEWTVVAYRCDRGRPRIVESAGLPPGRGALVYVQITPPDDNTRFVDTLLAGVRVR